In one window of Kosmotoga pacifica DNA:
- a CDS encoding phosphodiester glycosidase family protein codes for MRKSFLLLLILFLSTLLLSKIVLFSYAGNLYWFPKSVLLKSGNRDFISIDFVDKILKDSIISRSASGREVFIMLPEGKMLSLYADTGKAVLDFSESFDDVVISKDSEIFLDSSFVCYFLNLAQTETEKAIIFYDSPFYLKNIRKTEENVTLEFDRTIPEEALSYWHTETGALIITLKPVVLDTTAETDIELYNGKQSLKFFLDGSSEWYQAYPLFDGNRIIIQKSSGWGKVLSSSSGEGYKLSSIEGIVSGRKFVVTALEFNPDNFEIKLAYGGAGIPSVRDIREIAKNNKAFAVINAGYFDPSNNHPIGLLIDEGEIVSLPTLGRPIFFITRDGKMGISRMDVDFFLKTNGRKVRIKGVNTTYKGELLIYNDHYSGIVPYYEDFVYLVIKDGIVVSKGYNERVENNTYTLLISPTGLEKTGKISTGQKVEFEIYNSYGYELKFAVEGGPLVIHDGKPASDYERNFYNSSILDNRAPRTFVGITTRRTIVFMVVDGYQSKSYGLSFKEMIEFFSDKDFSYLMCLDGGRSSAIVVEGELLNSPSSGAPILPVAIMIDHK; via the coding sequence ATGCGCAAAAGTTTTCTATTGCTTCTAATATTGTTTCTTTCTACCCTGCTCCTGTCAAAAATCGTTCTCTTCTCTTATGCCGGGAATCTTTATTGGTTCCCTAAAAGTGTGTTACTAAAAAGTGGTAATAGAGATTTCATTTCAATCGATTTCGTAGACAAGATATTGAAGGATAGTATAATTTCAAGATCTGCAAGCGGGAGAGAAGTTTTTATAATGCTACCTGAAGGGAAAATGCTATCTCTCTACGCGGATACCGGGAAAGCTGTTTTGGATTTCAGTGAATCTTTTGATGATGTGGTTATATCCAAAGATTCTGAAATTTTTCTCGATTCAAGTTTCGTTTGTTATTTTTTAAATCTAGCACAGACAGAAACTGAAAAAGCCATTATTTTCTATGACAGTCCTTTTTATCTAAAAAATATAAGGAAAACAGAAGAGAACGTTACTCTTGAGTTCGATCGAACCATACCTGAAGAGGCCCTGAGTTACTGGCATACTGAGACAGGAGCGCTGATAATAACGCTTAAACCTGTTGTACTAGATACGACAGCAGAAACTGATATCGAACTGTATAATGGGAAGCAATCTCTAAAATTCTTTCTGGATGGTAGCAGTGAATGGTATCAGGCTTACCCTCTATTCGATGGAAATAGAATTATCATTCAAAAGTCGTCAGGATGGGGAAAGGTGTTATCTAGCTCTTCTGGCGAAGGATACAAACTGAGCAGCATCGAGGGTATTGTATCCGGTAGAAAGTTCGTGGTGACCGCTCTTGAATTCAATCCAGATAATTTTGAGATCAAACTGGCATATGGAGGGGCAGGGATTCCCTCGGTCAGGGACATACGTGAAATTGCAAAAAATAACAAAGCTTTCGCTGTTATCAATGCAGGTTATTTCGACCCATCCAATAATCACCCTATTGGTTTACTGATCGACGAAGGCGAAATCGTTAGCCTGCCAACGCTGGGTAGACCGATATTTTTTATAACCCGTGATGGAAAGATGGGTATATCGCGGATGGATGTTGACTTTTTTTTGAAAACCAATGGAAGGAAAGTCAGAATAAAGGGGGTTAACACGACTTATAAAGGTGAACTCCTTATTTACAATGACCATTATAGTGGTATTGTGCCTTATTATGAAGACTTTGTGTATCTGGTTATTAAGGATGGCATAGTTGTAAGTAAAGGCTATAATGAAAGAGTGGAGAACAATACATATACTCTCCTGATCTCTCCGACTGGCCTCGAAAAAACCGGTAAAATAAGTACTGGTCAAAAAGTTGAGTTTGAAATATACAACAGTTACGGGTATGAGCTCAAGTTTGCTGTTGAAGGAGGACCTCTTGTAATCCACGATGGAAAACCGGCAAGCGATTACGAGAGAAATTTCTATAATTCTTCCATACTGGATAATAGAGCACCGAGGACCTTTGTTGGTATAACAACCCGGAGAACCATTGTGTTCATGGTTGTGGATGGATATCAGTCGAAGAGCTATGGATTAAGCTTTAAAGAAATGATAGAATTTTTCTCAGATAAGGATTTTTCTTATTTGATGTGTCTGGATGGTGGGCGCAGCTCAGCAATCGTTGTTGAGGGCGAACTGTTGAATTCACCTTCTTCCGGGGCGCCTATCCTTCCTGTTGCCATAATGATAGATCATAAATAG
- a CDS encoding pyrimidine-nucleoside phosphorylase — translation MRIYDIILKKRNGYPNTKEELQALIEGYVKGDVPDYQVSAWLMAVYFNHMTAEERSDLTEVMLNSGEKIDLSHLKGVKVDKHSTGGVGDKVTLVLGPIIASLGLTFAKLSGRGLGHTGGTIDKLEAIPGFRTSLEKEEFFSIVNRVGMAVAGQTANVAPADKKLYALRDVTATVDEISLIASSIMSKKLAVGSDIIVLDVKTGSGAFMKTVEDARALAQAMLDIGKRHGRKISAVVSDMNQPLGTMVGNALEVKEAIETLKGNGPADLFELSRVIAERMVLLAGIADSAEAKSMVHEAVFSGKALKKFAEFVQAQGGDPKVIEEPESVLPKSRYEFEVRCPTEGYVKNIDAQEIGISAMILGAGREKKDDHIDPSVGIKVLKKIGDRVEKGEPIAVIYANDLDKYERAKERLLEAYEFSSIETLKPKLIYEVY, via the coding sequence ATGAGGATTTATGACATCATATTGAAAAAAAGAAACGGTTATCCCAATACAAAAGAAGAGTTGCAAGCTCTCATTGAAGGCTATGTGAAGGGTGATGTGCCCGATTATCAAGTTTCTGCATGGCTTATGGCGGTCTATTTTAATCACATGACAGCGGAAGAACGTTCTGACTTAACCGAAGTGATGTTAAATTCTGGAGAAAAGATCGACCTTTCACATTTAAAGGGAGTCAAAGTGGACAAACATTCCACCGGCGGTGTTGGAGATAAAGTTACACTCGTTCTCGGTCCGATTATCGCTTCGCTTGGTCTAACTTTTGCAAAACTTTCCGGCAGAGGACTTGGACATACCGGTGGTACTATAGATAAGTTGGAAGCGATTCCAGGATTTAGGACAAGCCTGGAAAAAGAAGAGTTCTTCTCGATAGTCAACAGAGTCGGAATGGCAGTCGCCGGTCAAACTGCAAATGTTGCACCTGCCGATAAGAAGCTCTATGCGCTGAGAGATGTAACGGCAACTGTCGATGAAATTTCGCTTATAGCATCCAGTATAATGAGCAAGAAGTTAGCCGTTGGTTCAGATATCATCGTTCTCGATGTGAAGACAGGTTCAGGCGCTTTTATGAAAACTGTTGAAGACGCCCGAGCTCTCGCTCAAGCTATGCTGGATATAGGAAAAAGACATGGGAGAAAGATATCAGCAGTTGTAAGCGATATGAATCAACCGCTTGGAACCATGGTGGGAAATGCATTGGAAGTAAAGGAAGCGATTGAAACACTTAAAGGGAATGGTCCTGCGGATCTTTTTGAACTTTCCAGAGTTATTGCAGAGAGAATGGTTCTCCTGGCGGGGATAGCTGACTCGGCGGAAGCTAAATCTATGGTTCATGAAGCTGTTTTTTCAGGCAAAGCGCTGAAGAAATTTGCTGAGTTCGTGCAGGCTCAGGGTGGTGACCCGAAAGTAATCGAAGAACCCGAGAGTGTTCTTCCAAAATCGCGCTACGAATTCGAAGTTAGGTGTCCCACTGAAGGATACGTTAAAAATATTGATGCTCAAGAAATAGGGATTTCGGCAATGATACTCGGTGCAGGACGTGAAAAAAAGGATGATCATATTGATCCTTCGGTTGGAATTAAAGTGTTGAAGAAAATTGGTGACAGGGTAGAAAAGGGCGAACCTATTGCTGTTATATATGCAAATGATCTGGACAAGTACGAGAGAGCAAAAGAAAGGCTTCTTGAAGCTTATGAATTCTCTTCGATAGAAACTTTGAAGCCGAAATTGATATACGAAGTATATTGA